A stretch of Castanea sativa cultivar Marrone di Chiusa Pesio chromosome 2, ASM4071231v1 DNA encodes these proteins:
- the LOC142623292 gene encoding large ribosomal subunit protein uL14mz-like has protein sequence MASGFASKWSKVGRQLLGGLGNNFSGLLSTSHEITCGNPLFQQQRTFIQMRTVLKVVDNSGAKKVMCIQALKGKKGARLGDTIVASVKEAHPNGKVKKGKVVYGVVVRAAMQRGRCDGSEVKFDDNAVVLVDKQGQPIGTRVFGPVPHELRKKKHVKILTLAEHIA, from the exons ATGGCTTCTGGGTTTGCTTCGAAATGGTCTAAAG TGGGCCGTCAATTGCTAGGGGGCCTCGGCAACAACTTTTCTGGTTTACTTAGCACATCACATGAGATAACATGCGGCAATCCCTTATTTCAG CAACAAAGGACTTTCATTCAGATGAGGACCGTTCTCAAAGTTGTGGACAACTCGGGGGCAAAAAAGGTGATGTGCATACAAGCTTTAAAGGGGAAGAAAGGTGCAAGATTGGGAGACACAATAGTTGCATCAGTCAAGGAAGCCCATCCAAATGGAAAAGTCAAGAAAGGAAAGGTTGTATATGGTGTGGTTGTGCGTGCTGCCATGCAACGTGGCCGCTGTGATGGCAGTGAGGTTAAGTTTGATGACAATGCTGTGGTGCTTGTTGACAAGCAAGGGCAACCAATTGGGACAAGAGTTTTTGGGCCCGTCCCTCATGAGCTAAGGAAGAAAAAGCATGTCAAGATTCTTACTTTGGCGGAGCATATTGCCTAA